The sequence below is a genomic window from Halosegnis marinus.
CGTTCCCTCGATCTTGTTTGCACTGAGGTTATAGATCGTAAACGTGCTCTGGAACATCAGTGAGTCCGAGAACGCCAACAAGAGCAGCTCACGAATCGCTTGGTCCTCAATCGACTCGATTGCTCGTAACAGGTGCCCGAGGCACAGTAACTGGCGTGAATTGAACATATCCCGCCACTCCGTGTACCCGTGATTGAAGACATCATTACCGTTAAGCTCCGATTCCCGCGTTATGGCGCCCTCTGGGATGCTCCGGTCCGGGACATAAGCCTCCAGATCGTCTGCCGCTTCCCAGGCGGTAGCTGCTACGTCGGCTAACTTTTCGTCGGCGGTACCCGTGCTCTTGTACCCTTTGTACGTCTCTCGCTGTTCGCCGCGATCGTCACAGACAGTACAATAGTACTCTACTGCGTACTGCTTGAGCTCAAAGCCGCCTTGCTCGCTAATGGCATCAGTGATCGAGTACCGCGCTCCACAGTCGGGGCATGCATAGTCGGAGCCGGAGACATTCCCGTTGGCGGGACACCATTCATGATGACACCGATTACAGGTGCAATCGGCACGCCAGTCATCGACTAAAACGACTGACTCACAGCCTGGGCAGTACACGTTGTATTTATCCGACTCATCGTAGCGGCCGCTTGCGACGCGATAGTCTTTGAACAGAGACACCGACTCGTCGCAACTCACGCAATCAAGCTCTTTCACCCAAAAGTTGTACATCACGTCCGCGTAGTGGCCATGGTCTTCAGCTTCTAACTCGCCAGCGTCAAAGTCCGTCCCTTGGATCGGATGAGGTGTACTGTCGGAATCTGCATCTGCGTGAGGGCATGGTGTTTTGTAGAACGCGTCGACGGCACCGTGAACGCTTGACTTCACCTGTTCGTACGCCTCATCCAATTCGGTCACGTCGGTCTTTGCGGCCTCGATCTCCTGTTTCGTGACGAACCAGGCTACGGGGTTGAGATCATTCCCATGACTAGTCGCGCCAAAGCGAGAGGCTTCCACAATCGATGTCCCGCCGCCCATAAACGGGTCGAGGACCTTTTTATCCGGGAATTGTACGTCTTTGGAGTACAACTGCCAGAGAGAGCTTGGGTCGCCGATTTCTACTGAATTAATTAGCTCTTCCGCTCCTGTTTCATTGGCGAATGACGATAATTCGGTGTTAGAGCCGGGCTCGTACACATCCATCCGCGTTTCCCCATCAGCCAGCGTGTATAGCTCGATCGCCCGAAAGACACAGCCAAGCCGTCGAGCCCACCATTTGTGCATCGTGTAAATGGGGCGATAATGCCGTTTCGCCCGATTCTCCTTCTCTGCAATTTCGTTGACGCGCTCGATCGGGAACCCCCGCTCGATCGGGAGCTCGCGTCGGCCCGTCGGCTCCTGCGACATTGTAATTGGACACACCGAAGCCGGCTGGTGGTATAAATGTGTGACACGTCTGTAGATAGGAGCTGCACTGAAATCGAAACGAGGCTCCTCGTAGCCCCTACCCGGCGAGACCCCCCGGTACACGCCGGGGTAATTTGTGGTATAGTTGGTTGAGTGAAAAGATGTGTGATTCTCATCGTCGATTTCGTGCAGTTATTCTAAGTCGGTGGGGAGGAGCTTGAGTCAGCGCTCGGGTCACAAGGAAGGCCGTCTGAATGCACTGCATCTCTCCGAGCTTCTA
It includes:
- a CDS encoding DUF1156 domain-containing protein: MSQEPTGRRELPIERGFPIERVNEIAEKENRAKRHYRPIYTMHKWWARRLGCVFRAIELYTLADGETRMDVYEPGSNTELSSFANETGAEELINSVEIGDPSSLWQLYSKDVQFPDKKVLDPFMGGGTSIVEASRFGATSHGNDLNPVAWFVTKQEIEAAKTDVTELDEAYEQVKSSVHGAVDAFYKTPCPHADADSDSTPHPIQGTDFDAGELEAEDHGHYADVMYNFWVKELDCVSCDESVSLFKDYRVASGRYDESDKYNVYCPGCESVVLVDDWRADCTCNRCHHEWCPANGNVSGSDYACPDCGARYSITDAISEQGGFELKQYAVEYYCTVCDDRGEQRETYKGYKSTGTADEKLADVAATAWEAADDLEAYVPDRSIPEGAITRESELNGNDVFNHGYTEWRDMFNSRQLLCLGHLLRAIESIEDQAIRELLLLAFSDSLMFQSTFTIYNLSANKIEGTFRMNSFVPQMEIVENNVWGTRAGRGTFSNTYDKLRSGVAYAHAPTERYINEDGETVESEPFAQPIGQHTSISQGDMRSLDIENEYDAVITDPPYYDNIVYSEVANYFYVWQQLLLEDTYDCFRGEMTPRTESIVTNPFEGKTDEDFEAELEEAFTVIKRALTEDGVLAFTYHHSDSESWGELLESLCEAGFEVTASYPIAADVNKFITGEAVEFDIIIVARPSQDREPVSWRNLRRRIIKTTKETHMRLADSQELSEGDIGVIEMGRAFHEYSKHHGAVRSGDTIMTAKEVVQEIYGILQEASDVGELDVYLDLLAMSDPSYSDLNMLSKGTKADAESMRRMKLYRIEDGQLILGTWNDPQRIAYIRTRLSGDDPESVSPLGKAQFLRYQYEEGKALGEWLDRWSDTESLRDICEQLADATGDETFNRLVGSDKTFDEYQ